TCTGGATTCGCGAGCCGCGCTGCTAAGTGTGTTGCATTCTCGAGTTGGAACGCCATTTCCACAGCCTTCGACAGCGGGAGGTCGTCCGGCGACAGTAACAGTTTCTCCCGGAGCTTGGGATCAATCGTGTGCTCCGCTAATTGGTCCCgaatcatctcctcctccaagcGGCCGAATTTGCAGAGGCCCGCCAAGCACCGCAAATCGGCAATGTAGTGGTGTACCGGCTCGCCCGTGTGTTGCCGTCGTTAGCGAAAGGTAATGCGCCGGACTATCACGCTCTGCGGAGCAGCGAAATGTCCAGCCAATAAAGAGACACAATCTGCATAAGTCCGTGCGGGTCCGAGAGTACGGAAAATGCGCTGCCCCTCGACGCCCAAGCTGTGCACTAGCATAGCCGTTAGCCGTGCGTCGCTTGCCTCGTTTAGTCCGATCGCCGTCAGATATGTTGTAAAAGAGTCATACCAGCGGGACCACGGGACTGGTGGCTCACCGGGGAGCGCAAGGAAcgaggggaggggagctgcGTTAAAGTCCATCTTCGTCGCCAAAATGTTGTGTCCAaaaaacgtgaggacacgacttgctttttcaacggtcttttTTATTCCCTGATGTCAcaggtctcagttgtcacccaacccaccaatgctttgcgacactgccgtaacatcgtgtagcagtatggtaaacggccatatgctacacgggggttgggggaggggtgcgagatgttttcctcttcctaggtggggcatgacagaaaataattgagaaccactggtgtaatgtgattttggttTATTGGATTGAGGTGCAGGATGTGTGGTGGACATCATggcatttcattcataaatgtaagCGTGGGTCAATCCCTCTGAAACATtgcagaaaataatttaaacggATTGTGATAATtaacatctgaaaaaaaatattttcatagtGCACCTTGTCACTATTGGGTTGGTGACGGGCGTGGTGGGGGTGCATGCAGAGAGCTGGGCCACCATGCATCCACAGTGCCTGTACTCCACCAATATTCCACTGGTCGACGTAAATGTATTCGGTGCACATTGATCGGCTGATCACTAATTGATTGATGTGCATATTAAAGGGGCTTCCTGGTGGGATAGAGGGGGTGTATACTTTGAGAAAGGTGCGTCCACATCATgaatataaaaaacaaatattttgtatcaCAGATGCCATCCTGAGTTGTACTTTCCAATGCGGATAAAAGGCGATTTGGTGATCAACTGGTCATCATGTCTGACTCACAGTGCTGCGGTTGAGGGTTCAATTCTTTCTCTGAccgtcctgtgtggactttacatgttctctctgtgcctgtgtggggtttctcccGTTTCCCTTTTCCTTGTAAATGTACTACACTTGTATGTGTCTGCTTTGGGGCCAATCACCTGCATTTTACGCAGCTCTAGATAACAGAATCATCCATCCGAATGGAGTTGCACACATCCTCTGTCTAGAGACTGACGACAAGAATTCTATTTTTACACGTCGTAGTTCATTGAGCATTTTCTTCATGATGTCATTCCATCATCAAAAATACCTCACAAGATCTCAAAAAGTCTGAGGAgactttttcttcctttttttcccccaactaaACTTCATTCCAACTGCAATaaatagaattaaaaataaGCAACACATCAGCCCAGTGGTTTGATACCTCTTTAATTTAAATGTACAATCCTTATTGATACAAGTGTTTTTTCCAGGTAAGCAATGCTTGTTTGCTAGTTACCAGGTACTTGTAATCTCCACAATCTTATTTTCAggggaaaatgaaatggaaacaaCAGTTTCCAGTATTAACAAATACTTTCTTGTCTGACATTGTTGCCAAGAGGTTTTGCTgtttgtattgtaaatgatATAATTTCGGGAATGTCAAATTagcatttccaaaaataaaaattggtttCTCTAAATGACCATTTGCGTATATAGATTTTTTGTATGGAGGGATGTTCTGTTCATTTAGTAAAACTACTGAAAAGCACATTTGTAAGATAAATAAACTGTAAATAGAGATGTAACATTTGAATAGCAGAAAGTGGAGAACGTTTTTCCAGAAAATGCAAAGATGCAGTATAAATCCAATTTGGCGAGTGGTGACAAGAAAACCTCTGTGTGAACCTGAGCTTCACAATTTCTCCCACAGATATGAATTCACTGTTCAGTATCGCTGCTTTTATGGATATACTCAAGTCAGCCAGTCGTCGAAGGCAGTTTTGTGATTCTAGACAATGCCAAACTGAGCCAGGTCGCTTAGTTCTATGTCACCAAATGCCTCCCAGGGACAGATGACTGCAGAGTCTGAACAGtagatggacaaaaacatcaTATAAAGTTAAACTAAATACCCCAAAATGTTCAAGACTCCCCTTTTAAATGACTTACCCCCAAGTACCTCCATCCCTGGAACATCATTGTCAAACCTTTTTGGGGAAAAGAATATAAGCATCAATGTTTGCTGATGAATGTGTAAATTATGTCCAAATATCGAATATAGAGGAGCTTACCCCTTCTGCCCAGCTTTGGGAGCCTTGCTCTTAAACTGTCTGGTTTCCTTCTTTTTGAATTTAGGAGGAGCGGCCTTGTTTCCTTGTTCTCCTGCTGATGTGTTCATCTTGGAAGCCTTTAATTAAAACGTGGAAAAGGGAAGCCCTAATTTCACTGAGCTGCTCATTCAAACATGTCTCTTGTGTTGTGACCCCACATTCATCATACTTTCATACATCTTATAGAATGACTCAAGTGTAGCAATGACACATTATTTCCAACATACTTGCCAATACGTTTGAATGTACTAACAAGtacatttgaattaaaatgtcgGTCCAAAATTTTACTCCTCATTGGCAGTTTCACACTTCTGTACATTGGTAATGGTGACTTGTAAAAAGAAGCgttcaaaaacatggatggtttTGATTTTATACTGTCAAATAAGGTTTGTGGCTGGctaccagttcggggtgtcccccgcttgctgcccgaggacagctgggatgggctccagcacccccgcgaccctagtgaggatgaagcggttcggaagacgaatgaatgaatgaatgataagcaTGAGGGAATGTTTCATTTAGTAACAAAACTTTCTTTGACTTCTTTCATCCAGTAGATGTCCCCATGTGGCTTTCACTGAAGCACCAACGTTCCGAATCTATTTTAGCAGAATTTGAAGGAAAGACTCAATCAACACTTCATAAAGCATGTGTCCATCTCGGCAGGTGCCTGTCTGATGTCCCAAAGCAgaagctcctcctcctcatccataCAAATAAAACTTTCCTTACATGATTGTGTTAAAAATAGTCGCCATCGTGTTGCCTTAACTCTTATTCGCTGATTCTTCTTTTATGCTTGGGCTTCTTCTCAATTTTCCACCTTTGGCTGTGCTACAGCACCATTTCAGACATAGCATATCGTACCTTCAGCGGCTTGTGGGCACACACGTTAATTGAAGCGTTTCCATgtttacaagattttttttttttttttgaaggaacaAAACCGGTTCTGTTTCTGCGCGACCAGCAGACTTCAGTCTAAACTTTACAAATGagaacatttttatattttaatgatATTTGTGCCAGTGCTGAAGTCAAAAGTAAGCTGCAACACAATTAGTGTGCATTAGTGGCCAAAGTTTGCTTCTAACGAGATTACTCGCCTCCATCTCATGTTCTGTGACAAAAGTGGATTAGAACAAGGATTATAATCTATTATTCACCAAACGGATCCCTTGGGCAAGGTCGATCTTGGGAAAGAGGAAAAATTAACATGGGATTAAATCAAGTGAGTAGGAAGGTTAGTCTAGCATGCCGTTGTTCTTCAAGGCCAAGTAGTGTCAGAAACTGCAATGTCAGCAGGTGCAGTGACATAGTGAAGCTTCTCGGAGTTGTAGAGCCACCAATTTCGCCTTTTACTGAACAAAACCTCTGAGGATTTCTTGATATGGCAacgcaatccatccatccattttccgaaccgcttaatcctcactaggggtgcggggggatctggagcctatcccatccgtcatcgggcagtagacgggggataccctgaaccagtcgccagccaatcgcagggcacacagagaggaacaaccatgcacgctcacacacacaccaagggacaatttagtgtgttcaatcagcctgccatgcatgtttttggaacgtgggaggaaacggggacacccggagaaaacccacgcaagcccggggagaacatgcagactccacagagggaggccggagctggaattgaacccggtacctctgcactgtgaagttgacgtgctaaccactggactaccgggccgcggcaACGCAATGTTGGAACGAATTCAACTTTTCCACCGTGGAGCGTGGTTTCAAATTTTCGCATATTcaagcccccccaccacacccaATCACTGCGTCCCCGTCTTAACGAATGACACTTCCAATAGGATATTTTGGAATTTTTTACCCGCAAGCCTCCTTTTCACGGTCTCACAGActatttgtttttatcttattgtCCCGCTTATAATCTTTACAAATACCTTTCAAATTAAGTTTGATCCTTGTGAAAATTGTAatcttgaaaatgattttttttcaacatttgttgGCTCATTCATATTCAAGTCCATGATAGAGCAGTTTAGTTTGACTCTCTACACTTTACTACTTTAAAAACTACATTTACCATCAAAGAAGaaatgttgcatttgtttttgagaAACACTGAAGGCAGGAACAATTGATACCAGTTGTAGTTAATGTAATAAACGTTGTATATCATCATATTATCTACTCTAAGAAACACCACATCCGACATAAATACTTGATCAGATGTTTACATAAAAGAATCAGTATGGGAAaataacaccccaaaaaaatttacTTGTTGTTTTAGGAGTGCTGTCTTCCAAAGAAATTTCTCTTTGCAGAGAAGAGTCAATAAAGTAGCTGCAAGACAAAGACTGAGCCTTCTTTCTTCTTGCAGTCTCTCTATCGGTCACCTCATCATGTTCTCACCTTACTTTTATAGCCATGGTTTAAGCACCTCCCAGCAATGGTTAAGTGACAGATTTGGTGGTCGTAAACCGAGTGGTGTTAACGGGTATTTTGAGTGTTGATCTAACAAGGGgtttaaaatgatcaaatccAGTTATCCTTGGTTTAAGGTAAATAAGCCACTGTGGGCAAACCCTGAAAGAACAAATGAATAACGACGAAGTAATTCAGTCAGTCAAAATTGTAGACTTTCTCATGATGTCGAAAGATTGACAAGTACTAAATCTAGTTCGAAACCCtacacaactaaaacaaaatcacattttcttggACTAAGGCCCTCTTCGTGTTCCTCGCTATGGCTCCTCAGTTGTTTGGTGCTAAGCTGTACAATGGCTTGAAAAGAAATTTCTTCaacccaaaatatatttttgaacaaaaagtattttatataCTGGTAGCTTATGCCCATGCATTACGCAATGTGAAAAGTGTGACGTCACGAAGGTCCTACCCTTAACTGACTTGAGCTGGATTATCTATACGGCTATCTCAAAATATGCCACTTTAAAGACAGAGGTTATAAAAAGATTGCTTTCATAactacacacaccaaaaaaaagcgcCATTTTCTTTGAACACAGGTCCCAACGTGTGGCAAGAGACATTTCTTATGatctaataaaatgtattattattattacagcaggggtgtcaaactcatttttggtgagggccacattttagtgaccgtttcacttggagggctgttatgactgaaaccatataaagaagtcatgAATAACTGTTAATTCAACCATTGTTTtagttactatcatgaggggtttggtagcAAGAAAATCCTTAGAAtagatctcttatttattacatatgagaatttgacattttggtagacattttagaaaggatcatggaagttgacatgtttgagctgctttcgtgggccacataaaattatgtggtgggccagatgtggcccccgggccttgagtttgacacctgcgatCTACGGGTTTAATGGGACCTTTACTCTTTGAGCTGTTATAGTGGACCAACATTCCCAGGAAATTTGGGCACAAGAGCATTCCTGGGATCAGAGTTGCCATGTGCATACACAGTACCAACCAAAATCTAGTTTAGGTCCATTTTGACAGCAGTTGATTGATGACAGTGTTGCTGCACTTGAGTTGAAACGTAACTTAGTCACTTGAGTGATTACTTTCTTTAAAGGTAACAAATGTAGATTAcaagttactgtaatgactACATTCAGCAGATACAGACAACCCCGTTTAAGATACAAACGACATCCGGTTACTTTTACTAGTAACCTCctgctttttttggtttgtttttgttatctTAATGAAGCCACTGTCAAAACTCTGTTGACAGCACAGAGTATACAACAAATcttaatattttcatttttagggGTCACAAACCTAAAACAGAAATCTCCCTctgacaaaaatgtgaatttgaatcCTCCCACAAAGTATTTCACAATGTTCGTGACAGACAGTCGCCCTCTCTTTCCTGAGTGTTCTGTAATCTAGTTatttgtttaagataagataagataaaatatcctttatttgtcccacactggggaaatttacagcctccagcagcaagaatgtaggtagaaagaagaagaaaaaaaacaacaaacaccgttcaattaagtgcaatataaacacacaatggataaatcgcagtgctatttacaactgtctttcaattcatttaattattattattattattattattattattattattattgttatttttattcagcagcctgacagcagtcggtaggaacgagcgtcggtatctctccttcttgcagcgcgggtgtaacagtctttggctgaaggagctaccaagtgctgtttAGTGACTTTAGTGAGTACTAGTGTGAGGAATGTCAATATCTCGGCTTGACAGTGACTAACAATGGAGACCTCAAAACAGAGGTCGACCTTTGCCGCGCCCTTGCAGCCTCTGTCATGCAGCCCTTGTGGAGACCGCTGTGGCGCCACCGGCACATATACCGGGCAACAAAATCTACAATGCCTCAGTCGTCTCCGTCCTCCTGTACAGCTCCGAAACCTGGCCACTGAATAACATTCTTGCGGCCAGGCTTGATGGCTTTGACTCCAGCCCTCAGGAGGATTGAAGGCATCTCGTGGACCCAGCACATCACAAATCAGGCTATAAGAGACAAAACCAAACAGCCACCAGCCTCTCGTCTCACAGTAATGTGCCGAGTGCGATGGTATGGCCATGTCATCCGCCTGCCCCAGGAACACCCAAGCCGCACCATCTTGGCCTTCAACCCCCAGCAAGCTGGCTGAAGACGACCCAGAGGTGCCCCCCACACTCGCTGGCTGGATGTAATAGACGTGGACCTTGAGGCCTGCAATGTGACCCTGGCACAAGCTCAACATCTTACCCATAATAGACCCAGATGGAGAGACCTCGTTGCAATGTTTGGCTCTACACGCCATGAAGTGCAAGAGGACtaaagaaaaggaaagaaagaaagtgtgAGGAATCAGGTGTCCTTCTGTATCTtcttattcattattttttatattgcaATACGTTTGTCAGGGCGGCACCATGGCTGAGAAGAATGTGCTGTGATTTTGCAAAGTCTATGGATATTGCAGTTTTCCAAACACGTTGAATATTGTACTTTGTACAGTAGTTGGGTAAAGAAAGGAGAGTTAAATTGTTGAGTGGAAGAAAAGATAGAATGAGATTAGGTCTGTGACACGGTGTAACCTGGTGAGTGTATCCGTGGCACAGTTCAGAAACAGAATTAGATTTAGTGGCCATGTATGCAAGAAACACACAAGGAAATCACTTCCCAGTTACAACCGGTTCACAAGAACATAGACAAGATTGACATGGATGAGACAGAACAAGGAATCTGTCAGAAGTCATAGGTTCAATTCcgggctgtgtggagtttgtatatgttctccccgtgcctctgtgggttttctctgggtactccggtttcctgtcacattccaaaagcatgcatggtaggttgattgaacactcgaaattgtcccgaagtgtgtccatgtgcgccctgcgattggctggaaaccaattcagggtgtactgctcgaagacagctggcataggcaccagcacacccccaagccttgtgaggatgagtgaATCGCGCTGATAGATCTCCATGTTCATGTATGCTCATTCTggttaaatacagtacatactgtattttagcAAGGGGAATATTCCTGTCCACTTTCAATCCAGATCTGTATATATGTAACTAAGCAGACCTCGTCAGTTGATTTACTCAGTATTTATGTAACTTTTAGGGAGTATTTAAATCGAGATCAGACATTTTAGATGACTGTTATGTACCGGTAGTATCTGGAGGTTCAATAAGAGTTTTGTCATTCCAGACAGTAGATTTAGGAGTATTTATGGAACAGAGATTTCATAAATTGATTCACTGCTctgggaattattcattcattcattttcagatccgcttaTCCCCACCAGGGtctcggggggtgctgcagcccatctcagctgtctactggcagtaggtgggggacaccctgaactagttgccagccaatcacagggcacatagagaggactcatactcacacctagtgacaatttagaatgttcaatcagtctgtcatgcatgtttttagaatgtgggaggaaaccagggtACCCGGTGAAAACgcacgagaacatgcaaactccacacagtgtggccggagctggaattgaacctctgcactgtgaggtcgatgcgctaaccactggacaaccgggacGCCGCTCTGGGAATTAATGACTCTCAtatgttgacattttggttgGCTTCAGAGGATTTTTAAGGACTCAAATTGGGCTCTGGCTCAATACGTTTTCGAATGACTGCATGGATGTTTGATTCAAACCATACGAGAAAAATAatgccatatactgtacatccatgAAAATGGGTTTTCTCAGTCTAGAGGGTGCTGAAACACTCCCACTGAAAATGGTTCACGTATCCacatcaaacaaataaaaagtgaatGTCACAGAAAAGGTTATTCAAATATGAATTTATTATATTTGTAACATTCGTTAACATTAAACAGCACACAAGCATAGATTTACATTTTATGTGTATACAACCCAAGCAGGAGTACAGTGTGTTACACTTTTACAAATGCTGGGCTAAAGAAGGACAACAAGGTACTATACTCCTAAAAGTGactagaagaaaagaaaagattcTTAATGTTGAAGCTGTAGCAAGCGGcgcaaaatgtgaaatgttacACCTCAAGATCTTCTTCCATGTCACATCACACGGCTGTTCCCATTTAAGACCCAACCAGCTTTCCAGTAAACATTCAAAAGAACAATCAATCTGAATGAATTGCGTTTTGGTAGCACAGTGTTTAGACAATCCCAAACTGGGCCAGATCACTCAGCTCCATGTCACCAAAAGCCTCCCAGGGGCAGATGACTTCTGCATCTAAAGCAAAGCGAGAAAACACATGTTCAAACAGTGTTTGGGCTTTCTCGCTACTTACTTAATCCAGTGACAGGTACCTCTGATGCCATCCATCCCAGGAACATTATCAAATCTAAGAAGAAGATTTCTcctaatttaatttaataagtTAACATTGTAATGACCCAGGACTTGTGTTGACTGTTAACTTACTCCTTCTGTCCAGCTTTGGGAGCCTTGCTCTTAAACAGTCTTGTCTCCTTCTCCTTTGACTTGGGAGGATTGGCATTGGTGCCCTCTGGTTCCGCCGCTGCATTCATTTCTAGGAAATCAATAAATTACTGCATTATTTCCAACCAATACAGTAAAACATTTAATGAATGGAACacacttttgaaataaaataggACCAAGTGAATACACGGCTGCCGTTATTTCGGTATACAGTAGATGCCCACATTTGTTCACTATTACAGTATATTCCCGTAAaaagctgttctaaaaataCAGTGTATCAAACCATTTTACAAACAGGTTTTTCTAAGAAGTCGTGTCAGGGGTTGTCACAGCAAGTCATTTGTATGTTTGGCAGTTTTTAAACACCAGATGTCCTTCTTATGCGTGCAACAAAGCCATTTACTGTGGTTGTTGGTGGTGAGTGgggttgaagggggggggggggttctccatGTTGACTAGGATATGAACCCCAACCACAGTGTCCAAAATCAGCAGTGTCACCCACTGAGCCACCCAGCCACTCTCAACGTTTTCTAATAATGTTACACTCAGGGCGCTATTTTCAACTCCGGTTCAAGTTTAGTGTGAAGGCTAACTGTGCATGTATGGATGGagatttcttttggtattttcgtaGAGCAGTGAAGTTAGAAAGGGATGCTTGCACGGAATCCCCAAAAAGTGAAGGAAACACATCCTCTAATTCCTTTTAATTTCAGCGTCGG
This Hippocampus zosterae strain Florida chromosome 4, ASM2543408v3, whole genome shotgun sequence DNA region includes the following protein-coding sequences:
- the LOC127599816 gene encoding retinal cone rhodopsin-sensitive cGMP 3',5'-cyclic phosphodiesterase subunit gamma-like encodes the protein MKAQNRECKKKEKITFVLHLFLFRPSRLRRLLLDSTKPQTDIQASKMNTSAGEQGNKAAPPKFKKKETRQFKSKAPKAGQKGFDNDVPGMEVLGDSAVICPWEAFGDIELSDLAQFGIV